ATGGCTCTTTTTACCTCACATCTCTTATCGTTAGTAAAGTAAACAGAACGTGCTGTTTGGATAAAGTCATCTCCGAAATTCTTCTCTCTTTCGAGATCTCTAATATGATCTTCAATATCCCATAATTGGCAATTAATATCGAAAAGCTCTTTGTATAGAGGGTCGTTCTTGTCAATAATTTTTTTTACTGCTTCGTCCAACACTTTGTGTTCGTTACGAAGGTTCGCTAATTTATCTTCATCGCTGATACGTTCTAGCTTAATCTCAATGATTGTTAGTTTATCAACAATTTCCCCGTTTGATACTTCAATTTTCATAAGAGTACTTTTTAAATGATTAAAGTGTCGTTATTACTTCGATATTCGATTTCAAAGGTACACTTTTAGGCTATAATGTCATAATTATGCAATGCACTATTTTGCCCATAGATTGTATTTCAAAATGCACCATATTGCTCTAAATCCATCTTTCCAACCAATTTTTTTCCCTTCATCATAGGTTCTACCATAATACGATATTCCTACTTCGTAGATTCGAACATTCGGTATTCTACTTATTTTTGCAGTGACTTCTGGCTCAAATCCAAAGCGATTCTCTTTTAATGCGAATCAAGAGTTGGATTTCATATCTAACCAAGTGGTTTAATTGCCTATATATTAGACATTTATATTGTTTTTATCCTTGAAAATCAGTATCTTATAGTTGTTTTCAAAGCGACTTTAAAATATGATAATCAAGGATAAGGACTTCAATTTAATAAAAATATACGATCTAATTTGTTATTATTTCGATGAGTTAAGATATTATTGTGAACGATTTAGTAACAATAACTCCCCTTGCTTTACTGATCAAGAGGTGATGACAATATATCTTTTTGGTGTTCAATATCAAGAATACACCAAGATAAATCAGATTCATAAATTTGCATGTGATTACTTGTCTGACTGGTTTCCAAATTATAGGATCTTATCAAGCATTTTGTAATCGCCTTAATCGTTTAGGTGGAGCTTTTACAAGATTGTCTGAGTTATTACTTGAAGACACTCAGCCTAATGATTGTATTATCGATCAATGTTTACTTGATTCGATGCCAATTATAACGTGTTCTGGCAAACGAAAAGGCAAGGTGGCCAATGAAGTAACCAATAAAGGCTATTGCTCTACGAAAGGAGTTTACTATTATGGCATGAAGCTTCATATGCTGGGGATAAGACGACAAGATGCTTTACCATTTCCAGAGCAAGTCCTTTTTACCCCTGCATCTGTGAACGATATTGTCGTTTACAAGGAGAGATGGTCAGAGATGCGGAACAGAACCTTCTTCGGAGATAAAATTTACATGCATAATGAATTTAACCAACAAGTGAAGAATCAGTATAATTCAGAAATGTTGACACCTATTAAGGCAATAAAAGGAATGCCCTTGATAATCAAACAAAGAATAAAAGCAGCAGACGATTTGTATAATAGAGCTGTATCTAAAATTAGACAACCTATTGAAGCAATGTTCTCTTGGCTAATCGAAAAAACAGATATACAAAGAGCTAGTAAAGTAAGGTCTACAAAAGGATTAATGGTACATGCATTCGGTAAACTAACTGCAACGTTTCTTAATTATGTTTTGAACCCTTGATTCGCATTAATTACGCATCTTGTTCTATAGTCCTTTTGTTATTGCATAAGAATGTTTAAATTGAGTCGCAAAATATTTCTTACATAAATAAATATGACAAATTACAAGGATTCTCAGATTGCTGGGAAATTTGGAACATTGCCAGTTTTCTTTACTGCACTTTCCACCATCTTAGGAGCCATTTTATTTTTACGTTTTGGTTGGGCTGTTGGACAGTTAGGATTTTTAGGCGTGATGGGGGTTATTGTTTTAGGACATTTGGTTACCGTCCCTACTGCCATGTCTGTTGCAGAAATTGCAACAAACCAAAAGGTACGAGGAGGTGGAGCCTACTTTATCATTTCACGATCTTTTGGTTTGAATATCGGTGCCGCAGTAGGTATCGCGCTCTATCTATCCCAAGCCATTAGTATTGCCTTTTATGTTATTGCACTCGGTCAGGCTTTTCTGCCATTTTTTGATTGGTTATCTGTAAATTATGGAATTGTAATTTCTGATATTCGATTTATCAATGTACCTGTGATGATATTACTTTCCCTTTTAATGTTATCAAAGGGAGCAAATATAGGGGTGAAAGCCTTGTATGGAGTGGTTGTAATTCTATTTTCTTCTCTTGTATGTTTCTTTATGGGGAGTCCACAGATTGATCCTTCAGAAGTCTCTTTGGTTGCACATGTACCTAATAATGAGAGCTTTTTCTATGTCTTTACCATTGTGTTTCCTGCCTTTACAGGATTGGCTGCTGGGCTTGGGCTTTCTGGAGATCTTAAAAAGCCAGAGAAGTCTATTCCTCGTGGTACCATATGGGCTACCGTGGTAGGACTACTTATCTACGTTGCGATTGCAGTGAAACTTACTTATTCTGTCTCTCCAGAACAGATGGTAAGTGATGAGTTGATTATGAGTCGTGTGGCTATTTGGGGTCCCATTATTCCGATAGGTTTGGCTGCTGCGTCTTTGTCTTCTGCCTTGGGGTCTATAATGATTGCACCTCGTACATTGCAAGCGATAGGTGCAGATGGTATATTCTCAAATAAAAAAGTAAATGACTGGGTCTCTCGATGTCGTCCTTCAGATAATGAACCCATAAATGCATCTTACCTTACGATTAGTATCGCAATGTTTTTTGTACTTATTGGGGATGTCAACTTTGTTGCTGAGATTATTTCGATGTTCTTTATGATTACTTATGGAACGATCTGTTTAATCTCTTTCTTAGAACATTTTGCTGCAGATCCTGCCTATCGTCCTACTTTTAGGTCGCATTGGTTGATATCATTGGTTGGTACTGTTGCCTCGTTCTGGGTAATGTTTCAGATGAATCTGCCATATGCCTCTCTATCTCTACTGTTTATGGGTATTATTTACTATATAATTACACATAATAAGAACGAAAAGAAAGGTTTTAACAAACTCTTTAGGGGGGTAATATTTCAAATAAGTAGAGAACTTCAAGTGTTTGCCCAACGTGCAGATAGAGGGAGTCGTGAGGAAGGATGGCGACCGTTTGCAATCTGCATCTCTTCTGATACTTTCAAACGTCGTGGTGCTTATGATTTTATGCGTTGGTTATCTTATAAATATGGTTCAGGTACCTATATTCATTATATTAAGGGGCTATTGAATGAAGAGACACGTCAGGAATCACAAGAGGTACTCCAAAGACTTTTAAAACTCACTTCTGTAGTGAAGAGTCGTGTATATCTTGATACGATAATATCTCCTTCTTATACTAGTGCTATTGCCCAAGTGGTACAGCTTTCAGGAATAACTGGTAGAGGGAACAACTTAATTCTTTTTGAATATTCAAGAAGTTCTATAGAAAATCTACATGATACTCTTTCAAACTATGAGTTAATGGTATCCTCTGGTTTTGATATTTGTATTCTAAATTCGAGTTATAAAGGCTTTGGTAGTAAAAGAGAGATACATATTTGGATGTCTCCGGAAGATTATCAGAATGCCAATTTGATGATTCTTTTAGGGTATATTCTTTTGGGGCACAAAGACTGGCATAAAGGTTTTATTAAAATATTCTCTATTGCTTCAAGAGGAAAGAAAGAGATTGAACGAGAGCTGTTGGTAAAACAAATTAAAGAGGGGCGTATCCCTATCCATCCTTCCAATGTGGAGATATTAACGATCCCTGAAGGTGAAAGTCGTAAAGAGATGATTCGTCATCGATCTATGGATGCTGATCTTACAATCTTAGGTTTTATGCCTAATGATTTAACCAAAGGGGTAGAAAAATTCGAAGGGTATGATGATATGGGAAATATTCTATTTGTCGGTGCACACCATGAGAAGGTTATCATGGCACCACTAGATGAAGACTAAATGATCCTATATGATATATTAAATGGCAGGTCATTAGACTTGCCATTTTTACTAAGTATACACTAGTTCTATCTCTTTGCATATAAAGGTGCAGTGGGTTATATTATTTCGAGTTGCATCATGCCTGAAGAGGTTTACAATACACGAACTCTCTCAATGATTGATCTTGAAATGATAATACTTGTTCCAAGAGAAACTAATTCCACACGGTTGTATATCTTTTCTTCGAGACATTGTTCATGAAAGGAAGTCCTAGATAAAACCCCCAAACACCATGGATATCGGTGTTATAATGATAATTAATACCGAAGGATAGGCTTTGAAAGAGTTTGTGTATTGTATAACCTGCCGCCCATTGCGTTGGCATCTCTTTCGAGAAATAACTCTTAATATAAAATGCCTCGTATGCCGTAGTATGCTCAAAAAATGGGATTTGAGTAAGGATCATTTTTTTTCGTTGGTAGGCAATCATGCTCTCTATCCATGGTTTCATCGTTGAGATTCCATAATCATTTGAAACAAACCACTCTCTTGACATACTGTATGCCGTTACGTCTGAATGGGTACTGTAAGTATGATGGTATTGTGAAAAGTGATAAGGCGTAGTCCCAAAAAAAGTTCCTAGATCCACATTCCATAACAATTTGCTTTGAGAAGTTCCGATCCCGTCGTCGTAATGAATAGAGAACTTATGATATGTATCCCTTGAATTTGTATTCAAACCATAGTCGTATGTGAGCGAAATATTTCGATAGTGATAGTCATCTAAGAAATATCGCATCTCTCCACGATAGTCTATGCTTCTCTGTTCTTCTGTTTGAGATGCCTTTAGTTGGATATTCGTCGGTTCGTTAGAATCAAAATCCCTGTTATCTCTTGGAAAGAAAGTGAAATCTGTGATATTTTCTAGTGGCATAAAATGACTATAGGAGATGCTGCTTGCAAAATTCCATCTACTATATGGAGGGTTCCAACACCAATGAAATATTGCTGCTTGAGAACGATAATACTTTTTATAGTTTCTTTGAGCAAAAAGTATCGCAGAGAGGTCCAAAATACTATTTTCTCCAACTCCTCCTTTGAAATCTTCCGAAAGATTTTGAATATTCAGCGACCAATAGTTTTTCCTGTCAGAAGTGTAAAGCATATGTACTCTCCCAAGAAACTCATCTTTGCTGATATCATAAGCAGCAGAACCATGTATCTCGATGAACTTTGTTGTGGATGGAATCCATTTTTTTGTCACCGACTGCCAAACACTAAAACCATCTACTAAGTTAAACGGGGTCTCTCCTCTGTCGACTAACCCATGATAGGTAGTAATCGTCGTACTATCATTATTAAAGAATGTTTTTGGGGACAATATACCTGGTAGTAGTTCTATGGGTTTCACCTCACTATGGGGCGTTTGTCCATATAGAAGTGAAGGAGAAAAGAATAGTATCCCCAACAATGAAAAAATAATAATAAACGTTTCTGTTTTAATAATCATAAACACAAACCTAATAAAAAGATTTTATAACTCTCTTTTACTCTCTCTTTTTACCACTACCATTATGATTAGTCTTTTTTGTTTTATTACTTTTAAGTCGTAGAATTTTTTTTGATTATAAAAAAGCCTTAATGCGCAAATGAAGAAATCAAATGTTACCACGTTATGTGCACTTTTCCTATTCTTACTGATAGGGTGTAATAGTAGTTCTAAAAAAGAGATCCATCAAAAAACCTATGTAGTCTACATGGCAGGACAATCTAATATGGTTGGACAAGGTCATAAAGATTATTTAAGTGATTCGATCAAACTCTCTTCTAAAGTACAGTTTTTTGACTATGCTTTAGATGCTAATATGAAGAAAAGCCCTAATAAATTTGGCCCTGAATATGGTATGTCTGAAATCATCTCTAAGAAATATCCCAAAGCAAAGTTTATCTTTATTAAATATGCTATTGGTGGTGCTTCTCAATTCGATTGGGCTCCTGAATATTCTAAAGAGAGAGCTGCTGTAACGGGTCATCCTGAGTTCGGAGACATGTACTCCACTTTTTTTAAACTTATTAATAAAGATATACCTAAAGGTGCCATACCATTGGCTGTTTTATGGATGCAAGGGGAAAGGGACGCAGTGATACCTGAAGCTGGACGCGAATATGAAGAGAATATGGATCATTTCATCCGTTCTTTTCGTCGGGATATCGAAAAGGACAACCTTCCATTTATTATTGGGATAATCGATCCAGAACCAGCAAGATATACTCTAAAGAGTGGCGTTGTTCATTCCCAAAGAGAATTGGCTAAAAACCTGCCGAATGTCTTTACCATTGAAACAAGTGATCTTCCTAAATATAACGATGGGGTTCATTATAACTCAAAAGGGCAAATGGCTTTAGGTCGTCGTTTTGGTGAGGAAATTATAAAATTAATTGATCAAAAAGAGAAGCAAGGCATCAGCTTCTAATTATATTTTATCCTTTGTAATATTCTAACGAACCATTGGGTTGTGTAAGAAAAAGTTTACAAGATTAAACACATTAAAAATAAAAAGGCAGTACTGAATAATAAAGTGCTGCCTTTTTGCAATAGTCGATAGACGAAAACGATATGTGAAGAGAACATTCCGCAGGATAATTGGTTAAAATATCATCTGAATATTTTAAAAACTTATCAGACTCTCTTATATAGCCTCTGAAATGGTAATTCAATATATTTATGTGTAATTTTAGAGACAAAGATCACTACTATTATAGAAAATATTACAAATATATTGTTGATTAAAATATTTCCAAAATCTATATATATATGAGAATTTGATTGGTATACAATGGATGTTGAGGTGAAATGTTGTATGATTTTAAAGAACCATATTGAACAAAATATTATAAAAAAATGGGTCATATAGATTGAAAATGATAACTTGCCAAGACATTGAAGGAAGTGTTTTCTTAGAAGTTTTGATATGAAACCGACTTCAAGAGCGAAGAACGGCACGGTAAAAAGAAAGAATACTGAAGCAAATATATTCTTATAAGGTAAGTGAGATACAATTGTGGTACCAATGCCTATTAATAAGAGTATCTCTATAAAGGTACCCCAAAAATACGATGGTTTTTTATCTGAAATTTGTCTAAAAATTGCATAAACAGATGCACCCCCAAAAAAGCATGATAATCCACTTAATACGGGCCGGACTACTAATTTAGAGTCTAAATACAATAGAATGAAACTGGTTGAGGAAATTAGAACCCAAGAAATTAATTTATACTTCCTAAATATCAAGAAGCTGATGAATAGAAGTATATATAGATAGAATTCGATACTAATACTCCAGGATGGGGCATTAAAACTAAGGTGATATGTATATGGAGTCCAAGACTGTAACAATAATAAGTTTGTTGCGATGTTTAGGATTGATGATTTCTCCGAGAAAGGTAATACTTCAAATGAGGTAATTCCAAGGTTATATAAAAGTAGCTTAACAAGCTGAAGAACAATAAATAATGAAAACATCACAAAGTGTAATGGATATAGCCTTAAGAATCTGGCCTTGATATATTTTTTGAAGTCATATTTATTCTCAAAAGCATACACATGGGCTAACACGAAGCCACTGAGAACAAAAAAAAACTCCACAAATATTTTGCTGTTTCTAAAGAACGAAAATTCAGTAATAGTATCTGTTACATTCATATGGTATAGCATAACAAAGAGAGCACATAAACCTCTAAATGCATCTAATGCTTCAAATCTTTCAGTTTTCATCTTTTATGTTCGTTCGATTTTAAATTAAAGTGCAACATGGTGGACAATAAAATGGGGATGATCTATTTTTAACGTATTGTTGAAATATTTATAAGGACTTTGTCCCCAGTACCCTCTTACAAAGATATACATAATAGAAGATAAAGTTAAAGAAGGTTGCTCTTTTCATCTCTTGTCAGATCCTCTTAATAAAGATTCTGTTCATTATAGTTTTGAATGCAAATGGAATACGAAAGGAAAGACGACATTTTCCATAATACGAAATAAAAAAAAGGCAACATTCTAAATAGAAGTGTTGCCTTTTTTAATATGAATAGTATCAGAGAGAATTAGATAATCATTCCAGCTCCAACAGTATTATTTGTTGCGTCATCAATGATAATGAAACTACCAGTTATTCTATTCTTTTTGTATGAATCATAGAATAATGGCTTAGATGTTTTCAACTTAATACGTGCAATATCATTCAGCCCAACAGCCGTGTCGTCTGCAATTTCAAGCGTGTTGATGTCTATCTTATTCACCACCTCCTGCACCATTCCTAGTACATCAGACGAAGTGTGTTTAATGGTATACTTACCTCGAACACGCATAGGTGTTTCGCTCATCCAACAGATCATCGCATCGATCACTTGATCCGACTTAGGACAGTTGTCAGCAGCACTTAGAAGTGAACCTCTACTAATATCAATTTCATCTTCAAGTTGGATAGAAACCGACTGAGGTGCAATAGCTTTCTCTAATTGTTCATCAAGAATATTGATGCTTTTGACCTTTGAAGTTTGTTCTCCAGGGAACACTTTTACTTCTTGACCAACGTAGAACTCTCCACTAGCCACACGACCAGCAAATCCACGATAATCATGAAACTCATCACTTTGAGGACGGATAACATACTGTACTGGAAAACGAGCATCTTCTCTATTCAAATCTTCTCCAACAGGAAGAGTCTCTAATGTCTGAAGAAGTGTTTTTCCTGTATACCAAGGGCATCTCTTCGATGGGTCTACAACATTATCTCCATCTCTTGCACTCATTGGAATGAAGTAGAAATTTTTAATGTCGAGCTTCTCTGCAACGGATTTAAAATCGTTTTTGATCTTTTGATAAGTCTCTTGATCGAAATCAACCAAATCCATTTTATTAATACAAACCACTACATGAGGGATTTGTAATAAAGAAGCAATATATGCATGACGACGTGTCTGCTCAATCACCCCATTACGTGCATCGATCAGTATCAAAGCTGCATTTGCCGTAGATGCACCTGTTACCATATTTCGGGTATATTGAACGTGACCCGGAGTATCTGCGATGATAAATTTACGGTTTGGAGTGGCAAAATAACGATATGCTACATCAATCGTAATACCTTGTTCTCGTTCCGCACGAAGTCCATCAGTAAGAAGTGCCAAGTTCACTTGCTCTTCTCCTTTGTTTACACTTGCATTTTCGATCGCCTCCATTTGGTCTTCGAAAATCGCTTTACTATCATATAATAAACGACCAATAAGCGTACTCTTTCCATCATCTACACTACCTGCAGTGGTGAATCGAAGTAGCTCCATGTCTAAATATCCGTTTGCTTTTCCTGACATCTTTAAAAAAGATTTTTAACAATGGTTTACAAAATGTTGATTTTATAAAAGACAGAATAGAAGATTCCTAGAAGTATCCTTGCTTTTTCCTATCTTCCATGGCAGCTTCCGATCTTTTGTCATCGGCACGTCCACCACGTTCCGTAACTCGGGTAGAGGCTACTTCTTGAATAATCTCTTCCAAAGTATTTGCTTTAGAGAGTGTCAAACCTGTACAAGTGATGTCCCCAATTGTTCTACAACGAACTTGTTTGGTCTCATATTTCTCTCCTTGTTTCAATGTCAAACAATCCGATTTTGCCAACCATGTTCCATCTCTCAAGAACACCTCTCGTTCGTGAGTGTAATAAAGTGAAGGCATCTCAATATTCTCTAAAAGTATATATTGCCATACATCCATCTCTGTCCAGTTACTGATTGGAAATACACGAAAGTGCTCTCCAACATGCTTCTTTCCATTGAAGATATTCCAAAGC
The Prolixibacteraceae bacterium DNA segment above includes these coding regions:
- a CDS encoding transposase; the encoded protein is MITCLTGFQIIGSYQAFCNRLNRLGGAFTRLSELLLEDTQPNDCIIDQCLLDSMPIITCSGKRKGKVANEVTNKGYCSTKGVYYYGMKLHMLGIRRQDALPFPEQVLFTPASVNDIVVYKERWSEMRNRTFFGDKIYMHNEFNQQVKNQYNSEMLTPIKAIKGMPLIIKQRIKAADDLYNRAVSKIRQPIEAMFSWLIEKTDIQRASKVRSTKGLMVHAFGKLTATFLNYVLNP
- a CDS encoding amino acid permease encodes the protein MTNYKDSQIAGKFGTLPVFFTALSTILGAILFLRFGWAVGQLGFLGVMGVIVLGHLVTVPTAMSVAEIATNQKVRGGGAYFIISRSFGLNIGAAVGIALYLSQAISIAFYVIALGQAFLPFFDWLSVNYGIVISDIRFINVPVMILLSLLMLSKGANIGVKALYGVVVILFSSLVCFFMGSPQIDPSEVSLVAHVPNNESFFYVFTIVFPAFTGLAAGLGLSGDLKKPEKSIPRGTIWATVVGLLIYVAIAVKLTYSVSPEQMVSDELIMSRVAIWGPIIPIGLAAASLSSALGSIMIAPRTLQAIGADGIFSNKKVNDWVSRCRPSDNEPINASYLTISIAMFFVLIGDVNFVAEIISMFFMITYGTICLISFLEHFAADPAYRPTFRSHWLISLVGTVASFWVMFQMNLPYASLSLLFMGIIYYIITHNKNEKKGFNKLFRGVIFQISRELQVFAQRADRGSREEGWRPFAICISSDTFKRRGAYDFMRWLSYKYGSGTYIHYIKGLLNEETRQESQEVLQRLLKLTSVVKSRVYLDTIISPSYTSAIAQVVQLSGITGRGNNLILFEYSRSSIENLHDTLSNYELMVSSGFDICILNSSYKGFGSKREIHIWMSPEDYQNANLMILLGYILLGHKDWHKGFIKIFSIASRGKKEIERELLVKQIKEGRIPIHPSNVEILTIPEGESRKEMIRHRSMDADLTILGFMPNDLTKGVEKFEGYDDMGNILFVGAHHEKVIMAPLDED
- a CDS encoding sialate O-acetylesterase, with the protein product MKKSNVTTLCALFLFLLIGCNSSSKKEIHQKTYVVYMAGQSNMVGQGHKDYLSDSIKLSSKVQFFDYALDANMKKSPNKFGPEYGMSEIISKKYPKAKFIFIKYAIGGASQFDWAPEYSKERAAVTGHPEFGDMYSTFFKLINKDIPKGAIPLAVLWMQGERDAVIPEAGREYEENMDHFIRSFRRDIEKDNLPFIIGIIDPEPARYTLKSGVVHSQRELAKNLPNVFTIETSDLPKYNDGVHYNSKGQMALGRRFGEEIIKLIDQKEKQGISF
- a CDS encoding acyltransferase, with amino-acid sequence MKTERFEALDAFRGLCALFVMLYHMNVTDTITEFSFFRNSKIFVEFFFVLSGFVLAHVYAFENKYDFKKYIKARFLRLYPLHFVMFSLFIVLQLVKLLLYNLGITSFEVLPFSEKSSILNIATNLLLLQSWTPYTYHLSFNAPSWSISIEFYLYILLFISFLIFRKYKLISWVLISSTSFILLYLDSKLVVRPVLSGLSCFFGGASVYAIFRQISDKKPSYFWGTFIEILLLIGIGTTIVSHLPYKNIFASVFFLFTVPFFALEVGFISKLLRKHFLQCLGKLSFSIYMTHFFIIFCSIWFFKIIQHFTSTSIVYQSNSHIYIDFGNILINNIFVIFSIIVVIFVSKITHKYIELPFQRLYKRV
- a CDS encoding GTP-binding protein, with amino-acid sequence MELLRFTTAGSVDDGKSTLIGRLLYDSKAIFEDQMEAIENASVNKGEEQVNLALLTDGLRAEREQGITIDVAYRYFATPNRKFIIADTPGHVQYTRNMVTGASTANAALILIDARNGVIEQTRRHAYIASLLQIPHVVVCINKMDLVDFDQETYQKIKNDFKSVAEKLDIKNFYFIPMSARDGDNVVDPSKRCPWYTGKTLLQTLETLPVGEDLNREDARFPVQYVIRPQSDEFHDYRGFAGRVASGEFYVGQEVKVFPGEQTSKVKSINILDEQLEKAIAPQSVSIQLEDEIDISRGSLLSAADNCPKSDQVIDAMICWMSETPMRVRGKYTIKHTSSDVLGMVQEVVNKIDINTLEIADDTAVGLNDIARIKLKTSKPLFYDSYKKNRITGSFIIIDDATNNTVGAGMII